The sequence AATCAGCAGCGCCAAGACTGTGCCTATCAGCACGATAGCTAGCAGCAACATGCCTACCGGACGCAGCCAATGTGTGTCTTCCGGTTTGTCGTCTTGCTCGACAGCGCGCCACAAATTGCGGGCAAAGATATACAGCATCGGGAGCAGCAGCACCGATGGCCAGCCAAAGAGGAACAGTACCCGTTCCGAAGCCCATGCGCCTGCGCTGCCCATCCAATTGCTGACTACGCCGGGGGCGGCAGCGGTCGAGGGGCTCGGATCGGTTTGGCTGTAGCTCACGAGGGCAAGGCTCAAGAACAGCATGCCGCCGAACAACAGGCCTGCACCCGCCATTTGCGCGGCACGGCGCGCGCTGCGCCGAAACGCTGCCCGCCAGTCTGCCTGCGCCTTTGCTGCGCGTGATGCCATAATTCGTCTGCTCCTTAAGATTCACCATGCGCCGGGAGGTGAGTCCCCGTCAAGAATCCTTAGGTTTCCAGCGGAGTCGCGGTATTGAGGGAAAGCCCATCGATCGCGGCCCAACGCGGCCAATCCAGCGCTTTTGCCCGAGCTGCATCCATCCCGCCAAGAGCGACAACCGGCATTTCCGCCTGAGCGGCAAGTGCGCGAAACTGTGCCTCACCGAGGGCTGGCGCTCCTTCATGTGAGCGCGTTGGGAAAACGGGCGAAAGCAACACGGCATCCACGCGTAACTTGTTTGCTGCGGCGATCTCTTCCGCGTTATGTGCCGTGGCCAGACGCAGTCTGTTGGCGCCAAGGCCAACCACTTCGGGAGCACCATAGACGCCGTCTGCGCCCCATTCGCTTGCCGTTGCAGGCCCATCAGACAGAATGATTACATGGCCATGCATCCGCGCGGCGGCGGCCAAAGCATCAAAGCGAGCACGCCGCGCCGCAGCTTCGAGATGATAATGCCTGAACACGAAGCCCGATCCAGCTGGCAATGCAGCCAACGCCTGCTCCAGCACGGCGTCATTCCGCGCGTCGCTCAGCAGCCACAGATTGGGCAAGTTGGGCTGGTTTTGATCCACGCCTGAGTTATAGGGCCAGTTGATGGAAACTACAGCCACCCCGCTCGATGAAATTCACGGCCAGATCGCCGCAGCTGCCAAGCTCGCGCAACGTAAGGTCGAAGACGTTACCTTGATCGCCGTCAGCAAGACGCATCCGCCCGAGGCCATCCTGCCGCTTCTGGAACAGGGCCAGCGCGCGTTTGGCGAGAACCGTGTGCAGGAAGCGCAGGGTAAATGGCCTGCGCTGAAGGAGCAATATCCGGACACTGAGGTGCATTTGATCGGCCAACTTCAGTCTAATAAGGCTGATGACGCCGTTGCTCTATTCGACTGTATTCACTCGCTCGACCGGCCCAGTCTGGTGAAGGCTTTGGGCAAAGCGATGGACAAGGCGGATCGCCGTGTGCCGTGTTTTGTACAGGTCGATGTCGGCGAGGAAGACCAAAAGGGCGGCTGCGCGATTGGTGATCTTCCAGCACTTCTCAAACAGGCGGAAGACGCAGGAATTCCTGTGGTCGGCCTCATGTGCATCCCGCCGCTCAAGATTGAACCAGCACCTTTCTTTGCGCTTCTCGACAAGCTTGTGACCGATCACGGTCTGGCTGGCCGCAGCATGGGCATGAGCAGCGATTTCAAGACCGCCGTCATGATGGGCGCGACGCATATCCGCGTGGGCACGGCGCTGTTTGGAAAGCGCGGATCGCATTAATTCCAGTCGTGTAATATTCTTGCGTTGCCGCGCAATCGTTTCATCTGTAAAAGTGGCTCTCAATAAGGAGACGCTCCATGATTGTCGGCACACCCCGCGAAATTAAGAACCATGAATACCGTGTTGGCCTGACGCCTGAGAGCGTCCGCGAACTCGTATCACAGGGCAATGAAGTCTGGGTCGAAACCGGTGCTGGCCTAGGTATCGGAGCGACTGACGAAGAGTTTGAAAGCGCCGGCGGGATCATCAAACCCGACGCCAAAACAATCTTTGATGGCTGCGAAATGATCGTGAAGGTCAAAGAGCCGCAGGCCGTGGAACGCGCCATGCTGCGCGAGGGACAAATCCTTTACACCTACCTTCACCTCGCTCCCGATCCGGATCAGACGCGCGAACTCGTCGAAAGCGGCGTGACGGCGATTGCCTATGAAACGGTTACCGGACCGGGCGGTATTCTGCCGCTGCTCAAGCCCATGAGCCAAGTTGCGGGACGTATGAGCATTCAGGCCGGCGCCACTGCGCTGCAGAAAGAGCATCAGGGCCGCGGCGTTTTGATCGGCGGCGTACCCGGCGTGATGCCTGCCAATGTCGTCGTCATCGGCGGCGGCGTGGTTGGATTTAACGCCGCACAAATGGCTGTTGGTCTTGGCGGGCGTGTAAGCATTTTTGACCGCAATCCCGAGGTATTGGAAGCAGTCGGTACGCATTTCGAAAATCGCGCAGCCACGCGTTTCTCAAATAAAGCCAATCTCGAAGAGGCGGTCCGCGAGGCCGATCTGATTATCGGTGCTGTTCTGATCCCGGGTGCCGCAGCACCCAAGCTGATCACCCGCGAAATGCTTGGTTTCATGAAGCCTGGATCAGTTTTGGTCGATGTTGCTATCGATCAAGGCGGCTGTTTTGAAACCAGCAAAGCGACAACCCACGCCGATCCTACCTATGTCGTTGATGATATTGTCCATTACTGTGTCGCGAATATGCCCGGCGCAGTCGCACGTACCAGCACCTATGCGCTCAACAATGTCACCCTGCCCCACGCGTTGCGGATCGCGCGCATGGGCTGGAAAGAAGCCCTGCTCGACAACTCGCATCTTGCCGATGGCCTGAATGTGCACGCTGGCCGGGTGACCTATGCCGCAGTCGCAGAAGAACTGGGTTACGATCATCTGCCGATTGCCGAGGCGCTGGCCAAGTAACCAAACTATTACCAGGCCGGCATTTCTTGCTCGGTAAGTTAATCTGTATCTAAGAGATTGAGCGTACCGCGTTCGCATGGGACGGGGTTCATTCTGGCGCTTGATCGGCTTTTTGCTCGCACTGCTTGGCATGGGGGTCGCCGCGCCTGTCGCCGCCAGTCCCGTTTCAATACTTGCCGCTGCGTCTGCCGCCCATTGCAAAGCTAGCGGAAGCACTGACCTCGATCTTGCCGGATTTGTAGCATCGAACCCGCGATGGGACTGCCCGGGTGACTTCGAGGACCTCACCCCGCAGCGCATCGTGTTGCGGATCGAATTGCCAAATTCCGGATCTGGTAACGTGGCGCAGACAATGCCTGAACTACCACGTTACGCCGTCGGCCGCCGCGCAGTTTTCGACAATTTGGAAGTCTTGACGGTCGATGCTGATGGCAGCACCAGAACGCGAGAGGTCGCGTTCAAAAACATCCAGCCAGCGATGCTCGATCGGCAATTCGCTGTCGAACTACCGGCGGTCACCAAGCAAACGCGCTACGTTTATATCGCGATAGAAGGTACCAATCATAGCGTCGTGTTCGACTTCATCCGGCTGGAGCACGATCTACCGGGCACATCGCAAAGTGACCGGACCCAGCTTCTGCTGCTGGCTTTGCTTTGCGGAATGCTGCTCATGCCCTTGGCCCTCAACCTCGCTTTTTACCGAGTGCTGCGCGAATCCTTCGTTCTGTGGCACTTCGCGATGGTCGTCAGTATGTTCGCGCAGGTCGTATTTATCTCGCGCCTATATTCTCCGCTTTTGACAATCGAAGCGCCTACACTCCGTATGCTGGCGATTGCATCCTTTGGAGCGATTCTGGGCACGGGGATAATGTTTGCCGCAAACTTTATCGAGGAAGATAAACTCTCGCCACAGCTCCGCCGGTTGCTCCCTTGGGGTGCGGGTTGGCTCGCGATCATCACCACTATCTATACGATCGGCTATTCGTCGATGGGACGATATGGTGCGGATCTGTTCTATTTCGGCTGTGCGCCATTAGTGGTGTTGTTCATGGCAGTCGCATGGGATGCCATAAAGCGGGGAAGCCGTGCCGCGTGGTTCCAACTAGTCGGCTGGACCCCGCTTATATTGGTTGGGATCACCCGGCTCGTAACCTACGCGCTGCCCGGTGTTCCTTCGCTCGATGCAAACACGCTCTTTTACGTGGCAGTCGGGCTCGAGGTTATTGCCACCACATTGGGTGTTGCCGACCGCTTCATGATCATCCGGATTGAACGAGACCGGGCACGGGCCTCAGCGCGAATTATGGAAGAGCTTTCAGAGCGTGACCATCTAACCGGATTGATGAACCGCCGCGCAATCGAACCCAATTGGGAACGGCTGCGGAAAGGCGGATATGATACGCTCGCCTTGCTTGATCTGGATCACTTCAAAGCGGTAAATGACAAACACGGGCACCAGTTTGGCGATGAAGTCTTGAAGTCGGTCGCGCAGGCCATTTCGGCCGATTCTGATGCTCTGGCTATGCGCCTGGGCGGCGAAGAGTTCTTGCTCTTGATGCGCGGATCGAAGGCAAAAGAGCGCGCCGAAAGGCTTCGCCAAGCGATACCTCTGCGCGTCGCCGCTGACGTTTCTGGTCTGGATCACATGCTGACCGCCAGCATGGGTGTGGTGGAAATGCCCCGAAACGGCCTGCTGGGATTGGGCTTCAGCGAAATATATGATTATGCCGATAGGCTCGCCTATCAAGCCAAGGAAGCTGGACGGAACCGGGCGGTTTGCGAAAAGCTTGCCGATTTCACCCCCACACAAAACCGCCGTAAAGGTGACCGTAGAACTGCTGCCTAAGCCGCCTTGGCGCGCCACTTCTTGTAACGCTTGGTCCGGCGCGCTGTGCGGAACTGGTCAGCCAGTAAGGCTCCCAGCGGCGAGACGTTCGGCTTCACATCTTTCCCTTGCGAAATGCGCTCCAGCTGCGCCTTGGTGACGGACATCGTCGCCAATCCCTTCAAAGCGCCTGACTTCCACGTGATTTCCGGCCAGACAACCTCGGTGTTTTCACCGGCTTCCCAATTATGCGGGAGATCAGGGTCGAACGCCAGCGCGCGGGCGATGCCGAGCATCGCAACACCAAATCCGGCAGCATCTTTCTCCAGAGCATCTTTCGCGACATCGAGCCGCGTGATCCCGCCGGTCACCATGATCGGCATTTTCGCGACGTGAGCGATATCGCGTGCGAATTTGACGAAATAGGCTTCGCGCTTTTCGGTACTGGTTTGTTCGGGACTATCCTCCGACGTAGTGCCTTGCATCGCAGGGCTTTCATACGATCCGCCGGACAGTTCAACGCAGTCGAGCGCTTTGTCGTTCAGCCATTCTACGACTTGGCGGGCGTCCTCAAACGAGAAACCTCCCTTTTGGAAATCGGCGGAGTTCAGCTTCACCCCGACCCCGAACGCCGGACCGACACGGGCGCGCACTGCATCCACGATGGAAAGCAGGAACCGCGCGCGGTTTTCGAGGCTACCGCCCCACTTGTCTGTCCGCTGATTCACAAGCGGCGACAGGAACTGGCTGACCAAATAGCCATGTGCGGCGTGAATTTGCACACCGTCGAAACCGGCCCTCTCGGCCTGCTGCGCCGTATCGGCAAAGCGGGTGATGATTGCTTCGATCTCCGGCTCTGTCAGCGCGCGCGGCTGGCCCATCATATTGGAAAATTTACCCAGATCGACCGGCACATCGGATGGCGAAACCGCTTGTTCGCCCATCGCCTTGTAAACCTGACGCCCGGGATGGTTGATCTGCATCCACATCTGACCGCCGCCAGACTTGCCTACTTCTGCCCAGCGGGCGAAACGGTCAATCGGCGTTTGCTTCTGCAGCACGACACCGCCTGGCCCGGTCAGCGCATCGGGTGCGACCATCACATTACCGGTCAGGATCATACCCGAGCCACCTTTTGCCCAACGCTCATACAGAGCAAACAGCGCCTGCCCCGGAAGCTGGCCTTCTTCCGCGAGATTTTCTTCCATCGCGGCCTTGCAAATACGGTTCGGCACCACCGCGCCATTGGGCAGTTCAAGCGGCGTAAAAAGCAGCGAGTTGGTCATTCGGTTTCCTCGATAAATGGGGCAAGAACTTCGGGTCGGACGCGCGCAAGGCGCCCGCTTTCCTTGTCCAACATGGCCCATGTCGTGTTGGCGCTGACAATCACTTTGCCAGCCGCATTGCGAAAGTCGACGCGGCGGACGGACTTCGCGCCCTTTGCTTCATCCGGGATCCAGGTTTCGCCGGTTACGCTTTCGCCCGCCTCGATATTGCCGCGATAATCAATCTCGTGCCGGATCACGAGCCAGATGAAGGCTTCCCGATCTTCGGGCCGCGCGACAGCGTCCCAATGCGCGGTCGCCATATCCTGAACCCATTGAACCCAGACAGCATTGTTCACATGGCCCATCACATCAATATGCTCGGGCGCTGCGGTGAAGGAGTGGGTGAAGCGCATCACGTTCGAAGTCATAGCTTATCCCACGGGATGAATGGTATCAGAAAGACCAGTAACAGGACTAATGACCATTTACGCCATTTGAGAAGTCCCGCCCAACACCACAAAATGACACCAAGCACCGCAAGAGGCGTGAAGAGAACCAAATCAGCTGCGTTTGGGACGAATGGGGCCAGTGTCGCGATTGGCAAGGCGCACAATAGCGATAATCTAATCAGCAGAGGGCCGAACCAAATCCGCGACTCGTTCACTCCTCAACCCCCATCTGCCATAGGATGAAGGCGAACTCTTCGGCGGTTTCTTTGAGGCTTTCGAACCGGCCCGATTTGCCGCCATGGCCCGCGCCCATATTGGTTTTGAGCAGCAGAATATTGTCGTCGGTCTTGAGCTCGCGCAATCGGGCGACCCACTTTGCAGGCTCCCAATAGGTGACGCGCGGATCGTTGAGGCCCGCTGTCACCAGCATCGGCGGATAATCCTGTGCAGCCACCTGATCATAGGGGCTGTAGCTGGCGATAAGCTCATAGGCGGCCTTGTCCTCGATAGGATTGCCCCATTCGGGCCACTCGCCCGGCGTCAGCGGTAGGCTGGCATCAAGCATCGTGTTGAGCACATCGACAAAGGGCACATGCGCAACGACCGCACCGAACAGCTCGGGATCAGAATTGATCACAGCGCCCATCAGCTCGCCGCCAGCCGATCCGCCTGAAATGCTGATTTTGCCAGCTTCGGTGTAGCCGCGATCCACCAGTCCTTTTGCGACATCAACGAAGTCGCTGAAGGCATTGGTGCGCTGCTCTAGCTTGCCCGCCTTGTACCAGGCGCGGCCCAAATCGTCGCCGCCGCGAATATGGGCGATGACATAAGCGAAACCGCGATCGACGAGGCTGAATCGCGTGGTCGAGAAGCCCGGCTCGATTGCGATGCCATAGGCACCATAGCCATAAAGATGCAGCGGACCGCCCTGCTGGCGATCCTTGCGATATATAATGCTGGCGGGGATCATGGTCCCGTCGCGTGCTTCGATTTCCAGCCGCTCGGTCGTGTAAAGCGATGCGTCATATCCCGAAGGAATTTCCTGCACCTTCAACTCTTCAAGGCGCTGCTCCGCAACGTGATAATCAAACACCGTATTGGGCGTGACCATCGAATTGTAGGCCATACGCAGCACCGGACTGTCATATTCCGGATTGCCAGCAGAACCCACGCTGAAGCTCGCTTCCGGCCATTCGACAGGTTCGATGCGGGCGGGATCATCATAATAGCGCAGCTCCACACGGTCCAAACCGCGCAGCCGCCCCTCGGTAATGTAGAAATCTTTAAACAGTTCGAGCCCGGTCAGATAGAAATCGTCTGACCCCTCGATCAAAGTCGTCCATGCGCCGGGCTGACCAAGCGGCGCAGTCGCAGCGCGGAAGTTTTCATGCGTGTCATTAGTATGGATAAATAAGGTGCCGTCGCGCAGGTCGACATCATATTCCACACCCTTCTGCCGCGCCTTTACAAGCACAGGCGCTGCCGCCGGATCGGATGCTGACACCAGCCGTACTTCGCTGGTTTCGTGGTCTGACGACCCAATCAGGAGCCAGTCGTCTTGCGCAGAGATTGAAGTGCCAACACGGAAACCTTCGTCGTCTTCGTGATAGAGTTCGATATCATCTTCAATCGGCTGGCCCAACCAGTGAAGCCGCGCATTGTCAGTCCGCCATTGTTCATTGGCTAGCGAATAGACGAGCGCCTTGTCCTCCGCGCACCACACCAGCGCGGAAAGTGTACCGGGGATCTCATCAGGCAGATGCTCGCCGCTCGCCAGATCCTTGATCCGCATGGTGAAGCGTTCGGACCCACTGTCGTCGATGGAATAGGCCAGCAGCTTGCCGTCCTTGCTGACGGACAGCGCGCCGAGACGGAAATATTCCTTGCCGTCCGCGAGTGCGACCTCGTCGAGGATTAGCTGGTCGTCCCCGCCAGCGGCAGGTTTGCGCCACCACTTGCGATATTCCGCGCCTTCTTCGAACTCGGTCCAATAAAGGTAGTCGCCATCTTTCTGCGGGACCGACTTGTCGGCTTCCTTTATGCGTGCGCGCATTTCAGTAAACAGCGCATCGATCCGTTCCTGCCGGTCGCCCATACGCGCCTTGAACCACGCGTTCTCGGCCTCAAGGTGGGCGAGAATCTCCTCGTCCTCCACCTTGGGATAGCCGGGATCGCGCAGCCACGCGTAATCATCGGTCATTTCGATACCGTGGTGGGTCGAGGTCGAAGGGCGTTTTACCGCGACCGGAGCGGAACGGGATGGCGACACTGGAGTGGCATTGGTCATCAGCGGCGTCTATTGTGCGCGCGAAAGGACCGCAAGCCATGCTTATGCACACTCACGAAGCCCGCCTCGACGCCCTCCGTAAGGAGCTGGAGCGCCGGGGACTCGATGGTTTCGTTATTCCCATCTCCGATGAACACATGTCCGAATATGTCGGGGCCTATGCCCAGCGGCTTGGCTGGCTCAGTGGTTTTGGAGGATCGGCAGGCACGGGTCTGGTCATGAAAGACCGCGCGGTGATGTTCGTTGATGGACGCTACACGATCCAAGTGCGCGAACAGGTGGACGGCCAATTCTGGGAATATGAGAATGTCCCTTCGACCAGCATCTCCAAATGGCTGAAGGAAAACGCCGCCGAAGGCACAAAGCTTGGCTATGACGCATGGCTGCATGGCCGCGACTGGGCAAATTCAGTCGAGGCCGTGCTTGCCGAAAAAGGCGGCGAGCTGGTTCCGACGGACGGCAATCCATTGGATGCTGTGTGGCAGGACCAACCGGAAGCATCGACCGCCGTGGCCGTTCCTTATGAGGACGAGCTGGCAGGCAAATCCTCGGCGGCCAAGCGCGGCGAGATCGGCGAGTGGCTGCAGGCGGAGGGGCTTGATGCAACCGTGGTTTCCGCGCTCGATTCGGTCGCATGGTTGCTCAATGTTCGCGGCGAGGATGTCGACAATACGCCGGTAACCTTGTCATTCGTCGTCGCCCATGCCGACGGCACGGCAGAGATGTTCATCGCGCCTGAAAAGGTTACGCCTGAGCTGACAGCCCATCTCGGCAACGCAGTAAAAATTCGCGACCGCGATGATTTCGTCCCGACTTTGAAGGCGATGAAGGGTAAGCGCGTTGCAGTTGATGCAGACCGTTCCGTTGCTGCGATCTTTGCTGCGTTGGGAGAAGCGGGCGCGACCATTGTCACCACGCGCGATCCGACAGTACTGCCTCGCGCTCAAAAGAACCCCGCCGAACAGCAGGGCCACCGCGATGCCCAAGCAATCGACGGCGTTGCGATTACCAAATTCCTGCATTGGCTGTCCGTCGAAGGGCCCAAAGGCGAGCTCGACGAACTCTCTGCCGCTGCGCAATTGTTCAAATTCCGCAGCGAATGCGGCGATCTGCGCGGGCGTTCATTCGACACTATTTCAGGAGCAGGCTCTAACGGGGCCAGCCCCCATTACAGCGTGAATGAAGAGACCAACGCGCCGCTGGTACCAGGCAGCGTATTCCTGTGCGATTCAGGCGGCCAATACCCCGCAGGAACGACGGACATTACGCGCACTGTCTGGATTGCTGGTGCAGGTGACAAAGCCTCCCCGCCGGCTGACATTCGCGACCGCTTTACCCGGGTACTGCAAGGCCACATCGCACTGGATCGCCAAATATTCCCTGATGGTACTACCGGCGGACAGCTCGATGTACTCGCCCGCCAGTTTCTTTGGATGGACGGCGTTGATTATGGACATGGCACAGGCCACGGGGTCGGCGCATTCCTGATGGTTCACGAAGGGCCGCAGCGGATCGCCAAGCCCGCTGGCGGACAGGCTGGCACAAACGAGCCGCTACGCGCCGGTATGATCTGCTCGAACGAACCCGGCTATTACAAGGCAGGCGAATACGGCATCCGGATTGAAAACCTTGTCCTCGTCGAGCCGCGCGAGATCGCCGGATCTGATGGCGACTATCTTGGTTTCGAAACACTCACCCTCGCCCCGATTGCGCGCGATATGGTCGACACCTCGATGCTGTCGCGAGCGGAAAAGGCATGGTGGAACGATTATCATGCGAAGGTAGAGGAAGTGCTCGCGCCGCAAATGGAAGGCGAAACGCTAGCCTTCCTCAAGGATGCCTGTCAGCCCTTGTAGGGACCTTTGTGTTCCTGTAATGTTCCCTTACATCACGAGTCGCAAAGGGAGAGAAACTATGATCGGTTACGTCACGCTCGGCACGAAGAACCTGAAAGAACACGCGAAATTTTATGACGCTATCGCCAAAGAGTTTGGTGTCGGCAGAATGATGGACATGGACACATTTATCGCATGGGGCGAAATGGGCGGTCCGGCAGGTGTCGCTATTACCCAGCCGTTTGACGGCAATGAAGCGACAGTCGGCAACGGTACAATGGTGGCATTGCAGGCCAAGGATGCCGATCAGGTAAAGCGCATTTACGACATCGCCATTGCCCAAGGCGGCAAGGACGAAGGCGCTCCCGGTGACCGCGGCGGCGGCTTCTACGCCGGTTATTTCCGCGATCTGGACGGCAATAAGCTCAACGCATTCTGCATGGTGCAGGCAGACTGAAAGGTGGCGGGTCCTCAAGACCTCCACGATAATTTTATTCATCTGGGGTTGGGTGCGACTGCGGTGACCCAGCCGCCATTTGATGGCCCCTCTTACGATGCAGCGCAGTGGTATGCTGGCTACGGCCAGCGCCACGGCGATGACGGCGCAGAGGGTCGGCTGGTTTCCATGTACCGCTTCGACAAGTCATGGGACGTTTGGGAAATGCACCCCAAAGGTACCGAAGTCGTCATCTGCATCTCTGGCGCAATGGAGCTCATCCAAGAAGGCGCGAATGGCGAACATATCCGCACGGCCTTGAAACCCGGCGAATATGCCATCAACCAGCCCGGCGTTTGGCATACGGCAGATGTAGACGGCGCAGCGGAAGCGATGTTCATCACTGCCGGCCAAGGTACCGAGCACCGGCCGCGCTAAGGGGCGGTTTGCGCCCAGATTAACGCAGCGCCGTTCCTGCGACACTTTGCGACAAAGTAGCGCAAATCCGGCATAAAGCTGCGACATGATGCCCCTAGAACAGGATCAAGGGTTGCGGTGATGCTGAAAAGTTTCTCCCCCTTCTGAAAGTAGCGCCGCAGCCCGCCTTTTGAGTTTTAGGAGTACTAACATGACCACCAAGAAGAAAATCACCCTCGGCCTTTCCGCTGCCGTTCTCGCCCTTACCGCAGGCGGCGTTGCCATTGCCGCACAGGGCGGCGGCAAGCAAAACCGCGCCGACGCCAATGGCGACGGCCAAGTCACGCTGGCAGAGCATAACGCCGCAACAACTGCACGCTTTGCCAAGATGGACGCCAATGGCGACGGTCTACTTAACCCCGCAGATCGCGAAGCCAAAAAGGCCGAACGCTTTGCTGCAATGGATGCCGACAATAATGGCGAAGTTTCCCAAGCCGAAATGCTGGCCCACCGCGAAACCCGCAAAGCAGAGCGGGCCGAACGCAAAGAACAGCGGTCGCAGCGCCGCGCCGAACGCCGCGAATCACGCGGAGCGGAGCGTTTCGCCAGCTTAGATACGGACGGTAGCGGCGGTCTTTCCGCTGCGGAAATGGAAGCCGGTAAAGAGGCGCGCCAGGAGGCTCGCGGTGAACGCCGGGGCAAACGCGGTGACCGGATGGAACGCGGCGGTAAGCGCGGCGGTGACCGGATGGGTCGGCGCGGTGGACGTGGCGGCGAACGGGGCGGCGCAAAGCAAATGCTGGAAATGGCCGACGCGAATAAGGATGGCGCAGTCAGCCAAGCCGAATTCACCGCCGCTGCGGATCAGCGCTTCACCACGGCTGATGCCGACAATAACGGTATCGTTACCAAGGAAGAACGCAAAGCAGCCCGCGAGAAGATGCGCGCAGAGCGTCGCGCGAACCGCGCAGGTTGATAGCGGCCCACAAGCACTGGTAGGCGCAGAACTTAGAAATGACTGAAACTGCGCCCACCAACATCTTGCTCGTCGATGACGAAGCATCCCTTAGAGAACCCCTGGCCGAGTATCTTACCGGTCAGGGATTTTCCGTGCGCGGCGCCGAAAACGCGTCTGCCGCTCGGACATTCCTGCGCGATACGCCCCCCGATCTGGTGCTGTTGGATGTCATGATGCCGGGCGAAGACGGCCTGTCCCTTTGCCGCTTCATTACCGAAAATCTCGAACTACCGGTCATTCTCCTGACCGCTCGCGGAGAGGCGACCGACCGAATTGTCGGACTGGAAATCGGGGCAGACGATTATGTCGTCAAACCCTTCGAACCACGCGAACTGGTCGCCCGCATCCGCTCGGTCTTGCGGCGCGGTGCACGCAGCGCAGGCACACAAGCGACAAGCGACGAACTGGCTTATGAATTCGAAGGGTGGCAGCTCGATACGCTCAAGCACCGCCTGACTGATCCCGAAGGCGCATTAGTGCCGATATCCGCCGCCGAGTACCGGCTACTCAGCGCATTCCTTGATCGCCCGCGTCAGGTTCTCGACCGCGACCGCTTGCTGGACATCGTGCAGGGCCGCGAGGCCCATGCTTTCGACCGCGCGGTGGATAATCAGGTCAGCCGGTTACGCGGCAAGATCGAAGTGGACCGCAGCGATCCGCAGTTGATCCAGACCGTGCGCGGTGGCGGCTACCGGTTCGCCGCCGATGTGGCGCGCGTCCAAGGCCGCAGCAACTGATGCGTTTCTGGCCAAAATCACTTCGCGGGCAGGTTTTGGCCGCGCTCGCGCTTGCGTTGATCGTTGCACAAGGCGTCAATCTGGTCCTGCTGCAACGCTCGCAGATGGCCCGGCAAGATGGCATGGTGGCAAATAGCGCCGCATTCCGCCTCCTTTCCTTTGATCGCAGGCAGCAAGAGGATCGGCCCCAAGGGCGCGAACGCAGAGGTGGCCCCGGCAGCCGAGAACGTCGCGGAGATCGCCGCGGTGCTCTGAGAGATATCGCTTTCGGCGCAGCCCCAACGC comes from Altererythrobacter sp. ZODW24 and encodes:
- a CDS encoding thiamine phosphate synthase; translation: MAVVSINWPYNSGVDQNQPNLPNLWLLSDARNDAVLEQALAALPAGSGFVFRHYHLEAAARRARFDALAAAARMHGHVIILSDGPATASEWGADGVYGAPEVVGLGANRLRLATAHNAEEIAAANKLRVDAVLLSPVFPTRSHEGAPALGEAQFRALAAQAEMPVVALGGMDAARAKALDWPRWAAIDGLSLNTATPLET
- a CDS encoding YggS family pyridoxal phosphate-dependent enzyme, whose translation is METTATPLDEIHGQIAAAAKLAQRKVEDVTLIAVSKTHPPEAILPLLEQGQRAFGENRVQEAQGKWPALKEQYPDTEVHLIGQLQSNKADDAVALFDCIHSLDRPSLVKALGKAMDKADRRVPCFVQVDVGEEDQKGGCAIGDLPALLKQAEDAGIPVVGLMCIPPLKIEPAPFFALLDKLVTDHGLAGRSMGMSSDFKTAVMMGATHIRVGTALFGKRGSH
- the ald gene encoding alanine dehydrogenase, encoding MIVGTPREIKNHEYRVGLTPESVRELVSQGNEVWVETGAGLGIGATDEEFESAGGIIKPDAKTIFDGCEMIVKVKEPQAVERAMLREGQILYTYLHLAPDPDQTRELVESGVTAIAYETVTGPGGILPLLKPMSQVAGRMSIQAGATALQKEHQGRGVLIGGVPGVMPANVVVIGGGVVGFNAAQMAVGLGGRVSIFDRNPEVLEAVGTHFENRAATRFSNKANLEEAVREADLIIGAVLIPGAAAPKLITREMLGFMKPGSVLVDVAIDQGGCFETSKATTHADPTYVVDDIVHYCVANMPGAVARTSTYALNNVTLPHALRIARMGWKEALLDNSHLADGLNVHAGRVTYAAVAEELGYDHLPIAEALAK
- a CDS encoding diguanylate cyclase, which codes for MGRGSFWRLIGFLLALLGMGVAAPVAASPVSILAAASAAHCKASGSTDLDLAGFVASNPRWDCPGDFEDLTPQRIVLRIELPNSGSGNVAQTMPELPRYAVGRRAVFDNLEVLTVDADGSTRTREVAFKNIQPAMLDRQFAVELPAVTKQTRYVYIAIEGTNHSVVFDFIRLEHDLPGTSQSDRTQLLLLALLCGMLLMPLALNLAFYRVLRESFVLWHFAMVVSMFAQVVFISRLYSPLLTIEAPTLRMLAIASFGAILGTGIMFAANFIEEDKLSPQLRRLLPWGAGWLAIITTIYTIGYSSMGRYGADLFYFGCAPLVVLFMAVAWDAIKRGSRAAWFQLVGWTPLILVGITRLVTYALPGVPSLDANTLFYVAVGLEVIATTLGVADRFMIIRIERDRARASARIMEELSERDHLTGLMNRRAIEPNWERLRKGGYDTLALLDLDHFKAVNDKHGHQFGDEVLKSVAQAISADSDALAMRLGGEEFLLLMRGSKAKERAERLRQAIPLRVAADVSGLDHMLTASMGVVEMPRNGLLGLGFSEIYDYADRLAYQAKEAGRNRAVCEKLADFTPTQNRRKGDRRTAA
- a CDS encoding NADH:flavin oxidoreductase/NADH oxidase family protein produces the protein MTNSLLFTPLELPNGAVVPNRICKAAMEENLAEEGQLPGQALFALYERWAKGGSGMILTGNVMVAPDALTGPGGVVLQKQTPIDRFARWAEVGKSGGGQMWMQINHPGRQVYKAMGEQAVSPSDVPVDLGKFSNMMGQPRALTEPEIEAIITRFADTAQQAERAGFDGVQIHAAHGYLVSQFLSPLVNQRTDKWGGSLENRARFLLSIVDAVRARVGPAFGVGVKLNSADFQKGGFSFEDARQVVEWLNDKALDCVELSGGSYESPAMQGTTSEDSPEQTSTEKREAYFVKFARDIAHVAKMPIMVTGGITRLDVAKDALEKDAAGFGVAMLGIARALAFDPDLPHNWEAGENTEVVWPEITWKSGALKGLATMSVTKAQLERISQGKDVKPNVSPLGALLADQFRTARRTKRYKKWRAKAA
- a CDS encoding acyl-CoA thioesterase; translated protein: MTSNVMRFTHSFTAAPEHIDVMGHVNNAVWVQWVQDMATAHWDAVARPEDREAFIWLVIRHEIDYRGNIEAGESVTGETWIPDEAKGAKSVRRVDFRNAAGKVIVSANTTWAMLDKESGRLARVRPEVLAPFIEETE